In the genome of Passer domesticus isolate bPasDom1 chromosome 2, bPasDom1.hap1, whole genome shotgun sequence, the window CCATTTTTCACCTAAAAAccccctctttttttccaaGTTCTCTTTCATAGGTTAAGAGGGCAGTAGATACTCTGAACCAAAAGCCTGGCAAATAAATCTTTTATGAATAGCTATACAATATTCTTAGAAGATGCTTCAAATGGTTTCCATGTTACTTGTGATTATCAGCTTATGAATAACTTATATTCTGAAAGTATTTTCTACAATAAATGCAGAACCATCAAATTCTCTACTAATTTTTCATGAGCAAAAGTCATTCTCCAATAAAAAACTGGTTCTGCCTTCTGATAGGGGAGTGCTAACAATTGATTTCTTGGTGTTTGGCATCCTAAGAGCTTAACTGAAAGGCGAGCAACCACAACATATTTTAATTAACATATATTAAtagtttgaaataaaaattggtTTTCACCTTCCTTCTTTTCAGCTgcaattacattttaaattttagtcAAAGACCCAGGACAAATGAAAGTTGTAATCAAAGTGTTTAAGTGCAAATGGATTGACATCCCAGGAGCAACAGCCTCCTCCAGACTTTGTGTTGATGCAGGCTGTGTATTTGACAGCACTGTGAGCATGCTGCTTTAAAACTTGTGGATTTATTATGGAGCTTTTTTAGATTGTCTTGCCACTTTATCTTGCTCATGTAGAGAATTCTATCTACAGAGGGCTTTTCATGTAATTGTTCTGTGTGATTGTGTTTCTAGTTCTTGTCCTAGAAGATCAACAGGATTTGTATTTCTTTTAGGGAAGCTTTCACATTTGCTTTTCACAGAAGTCCTACAGATTCTTATAAGCACAAGAGTAGTGGTTaatgaggatttttttaataCCTCAATTTGAAAATAGCTtggagggggaggagggaagatGACACATACTGGTGGCACATGTAAACAATAGTATTTTACTATGTatcttttgtgtgtgtataaTTAATGCATTTGGACAAATTCAGAGAAGTTTTGGGATACATGGACAGTTATTCAGCTTGTATGCCTGAAATCTAAAGTGATCTGATTTTTAAACATTAGAGCCTGAAAATGTTCCACTTAGAACCATTTTTTTAACAGAACCACATTTTTTTTGTGAACTGTAAGTCTGTAATAGGAGGACTAAATAGAAAACATTATAATTTCTAGACAGTGTATTCATTCTGATTGAGTATTCTGGAGAGGTTGAATTCCCCCATTTGATAAAATCATGTTGGAATATGTTTCAGTCACTGCTCCTGGTCTGGAGATGTAGCATCACTGTATTAATTCATCTCTAGCAAGAGCCCTAGTTAACAACACCTGTTGTGTGTTAGAAGTGAAAAAGAGTTTCATGTTGAGGGATAAGTGGACCTTGCATTTGTATTCTCAGCCCTTGATACTTAGGATTGATTTGTTCCCCCTGAAATCCAAACCACAACTGTTTTCAGCCTGTCTTCTGTTAGCTGTTTTCCTTGGTTGTCACTACTAGTATGGATTGTACTGCCTTTTGttgacattatttttttcctctataaaACCAATGTTTTGGGAGACTACTtagttgttttttatttctttataagCATTTTACTTGAATTTTGGGTTCATATGAGCTGTGAGTGATGATTGGTTTCAATGACAAACAACACTTAGAGTTAGTGCTGCTTCTTCTTGCCTTTTGTGATGATTTTTCAGCTTGTTTTTGTGAAATGACTGGTTTGTAATCCTTGTGTTTAAATTAGTTACAGTTGTGCTATAGAAACCATTAAAACTTTGTTTAAAATATCAATTAAAAGATTTTATAAATAGTGGAGATGAGGAGAATGAAGGTGTTTATTCCATTACTTAAGAGTGAATTGTCTTTAATGCCAGCAGGTGGTCTGTTCAGAACTGATAGTACTCATTGCATTTAGTAAGCCACTGTGCAAAGCAAGGGCTTTGTTCATTGCCTGTCCTTATGAGCACAAATGATTGCTAGGAAATACTGACTGTGGCATTGTTGGATGCTGATACTGGAAACCTGTTACACTAAACTTAATGTCAAATACTTTTGTTAGCTATTTCATATGTATGTATGATTAGAAAATGTAACATTCTGTGCAGATTGGACCCAATTcctttaataaaattaatttcccccagaattattttgttggtttaCATGTTTCTGGCAGCATTACTGTAACAATATAGTATAAATTTGGGGTTAAGTGAGTTGAGAAATCATTTAACTTAAAAATTAAGTTGGTTATTTTAAACTCTCTTGCAATCTTATTTTTGGAAATTCAGTACAATACATTACCATAAACACTAATGAACAGTCAAAATCATTTATTCCAGTTAAAATCCATTCTTAATTTGTTAAAAGCAAAACATACTTTAAGCCTGCTTATTGTCTGAAAACACTCTCACTGCTGTTCAGCAGAGCAGTTAGGTATATGCATGTTCATCACACAGGTACACAAAAATTCAGCTAGACTCTGGTTGAAAGACAGCATTGATAAAACATATTACAAAGAACATAAAGCATTCCATCTGTTTACAATGTTAGCAGATGATTCTTGTTAAATTCAGGCATAAAATTTTCAGTCAGCTTTAGTAAGCCAGAGATAGATGTCATTATGAGATTTACATACCATTAGCTCACATCAGTTGATTagcagctgagctctgtggTACAGAGCTAGTTAGATGCATTATTTGTGATgccaggaggctgcagctcagggaggtTTACTGGCTGCGTGCTCGTTTCCTGTGCCTTTGTGATTACTTGATAAAATGCAGTGCATCACTGTGAACAATCGACCCTCTTGAACAGTCCAGACTGGTCAGCAGTCTAAATCCACATTTTAAAGCCGTCATTATAGCCTCAAATTTAAGAGTTTCCAGGGTGCATACGAAGGTGTTGTCCTCCTTCAGTACCAATCGTGTACCGTTTTCAGACTTTATGAAGTACTTGAATTGAATAATATTTGAAGATACTGAAAACTCCTCTGGAAATCCATCCAGCCTGCTTTTGGACACCAGTACAattctggattttatttttgcaatgaATTCAGGAGCATTACAAAAGATTCTAAGTCCTTGTGAACGGTCGTGGCTGTCAGTTATTTCCAGGAAAGTAGTCTCTCGGGATGCTAGCTGTTCCTTCTCCCACCTTGATTTCACTGCCTCtgagagtaccttaagctggaAAAATTCGGCTTCTTGTGCCAAAAGTTGATTTTCTCGAAACCCCTCTGGTAGAAGAAGTTCTCCGTTCCGTAGGAAGTTGAGGATGTGTCTAAAAAGGAGTCCATCTCTGTCTATGAAGTAATGACCATCTGCATCAAATGGGCACATTATTCTTCCATTTATGATCCCCTCCAGGAAAGAATCTGGATACTTGGTTAGTGTCTGTTTTTGTGTGATATATAGATAACCACCGACATTCAGAGTAATCAGAGACGTTTTGTAGTCCTTGTCTAGCTCGGAGCTTTCAGAgttgctgtttttttcttcGCATTCGTTTTCTCTCCTGCTTGCTTTTCTCTCCATTATTGAAGCTAGGATAACAATACAGCTATCCTGCTTTGCTCTTGTCAGCTTGCAAAGaggatgtttctttttaaaaagcaccttTATTCAGCTCCAGCTCGATGTTGGAATGGAAATGCTGCTCGCATTGCTCCGACTGTCAGCTTGGGTTTGCAGTAGGTGGCGTAtcagctgtgtgtgcagggagaTAGCAGGAATATGACTGTAAGAGAGAATTTGCATTTAACTGTGTAAGGGAAGAAGCATATAACaactgttttatttctttcccttaAGTCTAAGTAGTTTGCATAGCTTAGGGGGTTCTGCACAGAAATACATACTGCTATACTAAATGGCAACTTATTTTTAATACTTGCAGATGAATTTGTAGTGTCAGCTGGCCAAATCATGTTTTGTGCTTATGGTGTTAAACAGCTTCATTTGTGTTTcaaggattttttattttcacaaagcctgttttttcatgttgtttttttaGTACAGATTACAGTACCTGATGCATACAGAAGGACAACACAGAAACgaaaggtgtccctgtgtgtATAAGGGGGGGTGTCATCTGTGGAATGTGTGCACATGCATGTCACTCCTTTATCAGGCACGTGTGCAGCAGTAAGATGTTCCCACAGAAGATACCCTGGAAGTGGTGCTAAGGACTTGTTGATCTGACTGTTCTAAGTTTGTGGCAAAAGCTTTTATTTGCAGTCAAAGGGTCTATCCTCACCAGCACAAGAACAGCAGTCTGATtaggttttgctttttccttcctgTGTGCCATAGACAAAAACAGTTTTACAGGGAGGATTTACCATTTATATTGATGATGGTTTTTAAGTCACCAGGGCTGTCTAGCATCATTTGGTTCTTTCGATAGAAGAACTCAGCTGCCCTGTGGAACAAAGGGCTTGTGTGCCTACAGATAGCTTTGAACATCACATAACACCATAGCTTAGCAACACTGGGGTACAGGGAGGCAGAAACATCGGCACAGCACACTGAAATCAATTGCTTATCTTCTCTCCTGTACTTTGAGCCTCTCAGTTGCCTCCTAGAAAAAAGATTTCCCCTTTAAACATTTGCAGTTTGGAGCAGGAAGGGAAAAGCTCTCCACACATCTCTTTGGGCGTTTCCTTGGGGAGTGGACAGATGGGAGCCAGTGCACACATTCCCCCGCATGGGTGGGGGCAAAGGCTTTCCTTGGGTTAgacctggagaggaggaggttCCATCTTTTTCAGGATGTATTTTTCACTTTACAGATAGATGTGTCCTGCTTTGTCTGACTAGCAGTGGAATGGCagattatttttctgtaaattcTTCTGCTCTAAGTATCTTATTCGTACTGCTCCCACTGTCTGTAAGGTTGTTTATCGATACCACAGAGTAATCACTATACTATTTCATTATTTGGTAACTGACTCtagtgaaaataaatgtttttctctCACTCTTCTCCTTGCCAGCGTATCCTATCCCTAGCGCTGAATACAGCGCTaaatttttctgctgctgtataTGATATATTAAGCAGGTACTATTAATTAGGTTTGATTTACCACAAATTAGTAATGGTTTTATTTCTAACTTTTTGATGCTGTGGATACATTTAATGTAACTTCAGTCAGAGATTTCAATCAGTTTCTAATTCTTAAACATTTGGACTTTTTTTTCAAGATTAACTCCTTTCACTAATTACTAAGGTGTTGAAGTTCAAGTTACTGAGTTAGTAattgagaaaatgaaaaagccaATTAGTTTAAAGTAAGGttctttttttcattacaaGAGACATTCATTCAAATTCATTTTATTGTCAAGTGATGGAAAATTCATGTAATGTGCTTAGATTGTGCATAAGTAAAATATTGAACCATCTTATTATCTGTTAGACCTTTAGAGAATGATTGGTGTGGTTCTTTCATCTCACACAGTGAACTTGAAATATTCTGAAGCTGTGCTAGGAGTATCCTGGTACAAGTGACTAGGGATTTCCAAGGAGAGAAGGGATTTGTAAAAGACAAGAAACTTTCCATGTCCAGTTAAACTGTGTGCATTTTAACAGACAGAATTTACAGAACAGTGTGTGTTCTCTTTTTGTCATCTTCTCAGTGTTCTAACACTTGCGGTTGATATTTTCCACTTTTGTGAAGAAGTAAGTATTCTTTAAAAGATCATGCAAAATCATTTTAGTGGTTTGTGtgataaaatattcaaaatggATTTGGTGTGGAAAATATACTCTGTGGAGTTCATGAATATTTACACTTAAACCTTTGAGACTTGAAAAATTTAGAGCTGCTGTAAAATGTTCATTCCCACAAACCCGTGTAGCTTTATTTCACTGCAGCTGACAGTCATCTGTAACACAAAACTAAAGCATGGCATTTCTCAGTGAAAATTTTCCACTTTCTGTGCCATGCTACAAGACTTTCCCAAAAAGCCTAATTCTTCCTTTGCACTTGGTCATACATATGGTATTGTAGTGCATGTAATTTTAGTGGGGTGGTTTCATATAACTTACTGTTTTTTGGAGGTGTAGCTATGCtggatttccttttttctgtccttttgtcCATGCACTGAAGGACCATCCAAAAGTTCATTTTGGCAAAGATTCAGAAGTATTTCCTGCAATCAAGTTAGAGAATTTGACCATTTTCGTCCTCTGAGAGTCTTTTGTGTTGTCCATGGTAGCTGAGATGTACCAAATGCATCCCAGTTCTTGCTTCCCACTTGCATTGAATAGAGTAGCTTGTTGCTGGATGCTTTCCTCTGTTGTTAGTGAACTGTTTCTGCCCTATCCAGCTGAAGTGTTCTGCTTACAGTGTGGGGCAGCAATCCTGAAATGACTGCTGCTTCACGAATTTTTAGTGTCACCTGTATGCTGGGTTTGCTGTTGAAATAGGGAAT includes:
- the KCTD4 gene encoding BTB/POZ domain-containing protein KCTD4, coding for MERKASRRENECEEKNSNSESSELDKDYKTSLITLNVGGYLYITQKQTLTKYPDSFLEGIINGRIMCPFDADGHYFIDRDGLLFRHILNFLRNGELLLPEGFRENQLLAQEAEFFQLKVLSEAVKSRWEKEQLASRETTFLEITDSHDRSQGLRIFCNAPEFIAKIKSRIVLVSKSRLDGFPEEFSVSSNIIQFKYFIKSENGTRLVLKEDNTFVCTLETLKFEAIMTALKCGFRLLTSLDCSRGSIVHSDALHFIK